In Arthrobacter sp. MN05-02, one genomic interval encodes:
- a CDS encoding putative carbon starvation protein (CstA) has translation MSKKQNGSHRHADVLATDPDLPAVAVDPQQAEAEDRRWTPAKIALWVGIALLGGIAWTMLAIVRGETVNAIWFVFAAVCTYLIAYRFYSKFIERNLLKPDDRRATPAEYKADGKDYAATDRRVLYGHHFAAIAGAGPLVGPVLAAQMGYLPGTLWIIIGVIFAGAVQDYLVMFFSMRRGGRSLGQMAREELGVIGGTAALIATLTIMIIIVAILALVVVNALGESPWGVFSVSMTIPIALFMGVYLRYLRPGKVTEVSLIGFALLLLAIVGGGWISETAWGVELFTLDRITIAWGIIIYGFIAAVLPVWLLLAPRDYLSTFMKIGTIVMLAVAIVITRPDISVPAITPYATSGAGPVVAGTLFPFLFVTIACGALSGFHALISSGTTPKMIEKERQTRFIGYGGMLMESFVAIMALVAALSIDRGIYFAMNSSGAATGGTIEGAVTFVNGLGLTGVNLTQEALSTMASNVGEESIVSRTGGAPTLAVGIAQIMQGVFGGSGMMAFWYHFAIMFEALFILTAVDAGTRVARFMLQDSIGNFVPRFRDTSWRTGAWICTAIMVAGWGAILIMGVTDPLGGINTLFPLFGIANQLLAAIALAVCMAICAKKGLFRFLWIPAVPLAFAAVVTITASFLKIFSPVPAIGYWAQHTAFKNALAAGEESFGTATSVAAMEAVVRNTFIQGTLSIVFVVLSIIVIATAILATIRAYRHGGGKENEDTPVPSRIFAPAGLIASPAEKELEAQWSALEPGRRPARTGH, from the coding sequence ATGAGTAAGAAGCAGAACGGATCCCACCGGCACGCCGACGTGCTGGCTACGGATCCGGACCTGCCCGCGGTCGCCGTCGACCCGCAGCAGGCCGAAGCAGAAGACCGCCGGTGGACACCGGCGAAGATCGCACTCTGGGTAGGCATCGCACTCCTCGGCGGAATCGCCTGGACGATGCTCGCCATCGTCCGCGGAGAGACCGTCAACGCCATCTGGTTCGTCTTCGCCGCGGTCTGCACCTACCTCATCGCCTACCGGTTCTATTCGAAGTTCATCGAGCGCAACCTCCTGAAGCCCGATGACCGGCGCGCCACCCCCGCCGAGTACAAGGCCGACGGGAAGGACTACGCCGCCACCGACCGCAGGGTCCTCTACGGCCACCACTTCGCCGCCATCGCCGGCGCCGGTCCGCTCGTGGGTCCCGTCCTCGCAGCGCAGATGGGCTACCTCCCCGGCACGCTCTGGATCATCATCGGCGTGATCTTCGCGGGCGCCGTGCAGGACTACCTCGTCATGTTCTTCTCCATGCGCCGCGGCGGCCGTTCCCTCGGCCAGATGGCACGCGAGGAGCTCGGCGTCATCGGCGGGACCGCGGCCCTGATCGCCACCCTGACGATCATGATCATCATCGTGGCCATCCTGGCGCTCGTGGTCGTGAACGCGCTCGGGGAGAGCCCGTGGGGTGTCTTCTCCGTCTCCATGACCATCCCGATCGCGCTCTTCATGGGCGTCTACCTCCGCTACCTGCGACCCGGCAAGGTCACCGAGGTCTCCCTCATCGGCTTCGCCCTGCTGCTGCTCGCCATCGTCGGCGGCGGCTGGATCTCCGAGACCGCCTGGGGCGTCGAACTCTTCACGCTGGACCGCATCACCATCGCCTGGGGCATCATCATCTACGGCTTCATCGCCGCCGTCCTGCCCGTCTGGCTCCTGCTGGCACCCCGCGACTACCTCTCCACGTTCATGAAGATCGGCACGATCGTCATGCTCGCCGTCGCGATCGTCATCACCCGCCCCGACATCAGCGTCCCCGCCATCACGCCCTACGCGACCTCCGGTGCGGGTCCCGTCGTCGCCGGCACGCTGTTCCCGTTCCTGTTCGTCACGATCGCCTGCGGTGCCCTCTCCGGGTTCCACGCGCTGATCTCCTCGGGCACGACCCCGAAGATGATCGAAAAGGAGCGCCAGACCCGGTTCATCGGCTACGGCGGCATGCTGATGGAGTCCTTCGTGGCCATCATGGCGCTCGTCGCCGCCCTCTCGATCGACCGCGGCATCTACTTCGCCATGAACTCCTCGGGAGCGGCGACCGGAGGCACCATCGAGGGCGCCGTGACCTTCGTCAACGGCCTCGGGCTCACGGGCGTCAACCTCACGCAGGAGGCCCTCAGCACGATGGCCTCGAACGTGGGCGAGGAGTCGATCGTCTCCCGCACGGGCGGCGCCCCGACCCTCGCTGTGGGTATCGCGCAGATCATGCAGGGAGTCTTCGGCGGCTCGGGCATGATGGCGTTCTGGTACCACTTCGCCATCATGTTCGAGGCGCTGTTCATCCTCACGGCGGTCGATGCCGGCACCCGCGTGGCGCGTTTCATGCTGCAGGACAGCATCGGCAACTTCGTGCCCCGGTTCCGCGACACCTCCTGGCGGACGGGCGCATGGATCTGCACGGCCATCATGGTGGCCGGCTGGGGGGCGATCCTCATCATGGGTGTCACCGATCCCCTCGGCGGCATCAACACGCTCTTCCCGCTGTTCGGCATCGCCAACCAGCTGCTCGCGGCCATCGCGCTCGCGGTGTGCATGGCGATCTGCGCCAAGAAGGGCCTCTTCCGGTTCCTCTGGATCCCGGCCGTACCGCTCGCCTTCGCCGCAGTGGTGACCATCACGGCGTCGTTCCTGAAGATCTTCTCGCCGGTCCCGGCCATCGGCTACTGGGCGCAGCACACGGCCTTCAAGAACGCGCTGGCAGCCGGTGAGGAGAGCTTCGGCACGGCCACGAGCGTGGCCGCCATGGAAGCGGTGGTGCGCAACACCTTCATCCAGGGCACGCTGTCGATCGTCTTCGTGGTGCTGTCGATCATCGTCATCGCGACGGCGATCCTCGCGACCATCCGGGCCTACCGGCACGGCGGCGGCAAGGAGAACGAGGACACCCCGGTGCCGTCGCGCATCTTCGCGCCCGCGGGTCTGATCGCCTCTCCCGCCGAGAAGGAGCTGGAGGCGCAGTGGTCGGCCCTGGAGCCGGGCAGGCGGCCGGCGAGGACGGGGCACTGA
- a CDS encoding transport permease protein, translated as MTTATKTPSTPLRSASSASRILAIALMELRIIFRNKTVLTGAVLMPIVMAAYIFYFGAEQMAGPSATAIMGGLTIMIVALLGVYLTATTTLATRRQELFLKRLRSGESSDTVIWLGMLTPIVALVSAQLAIIAVGFGSAGMDAPAQPLVVLGAALGLLALCATAGMLTSIYTPSAASAQITTLPFIFAVIGTFFWTGFDDGFEALSRLTPGGALQNLLMAGWGAEPLDASVAGAAVALLAWVVLPYLFAAKRFRWEKR; from the coding sequence ATGACCACCGCCACCAAGACCCCCTCGACACCCCTCCGCAGTGCCTCCTCCGCGAGCCGCATCCTGGCCATCGCGCTCATGGAGCTGCGCATCATCTTCCGCAACAAGACGGTCCTCACGGGCGCGGTCCTCATGCCGATCGTCATGGCGGCCTACATCTTCTATTTCGGCGCCGAGCAGATGGCCGGCCCCTCGGCCACGGCGATCATGGGCGGGCTGACCATCATGATCGTCGCGCTCCTGGGCGTCTACCTCACCGCGACCACGACCCTGGCGACCCGCCGCCAGGAGTTGTTCCTGAAGCGCCTGCGCAGCGGTGAGTCCTCCGACACCGTCATCTGGCTGGGCATGCTCACCCCCATCGTCGCCCTCGTCTCGGCGCAACTCGCGATCATCGCGGTCGGGTTCGGCTCCGCGGGCATGGACGCGCCCGCGCAGCCGCTCGTGGTGCTGGGCGCCGCACTGGGTCTCCTCGCCCTCTGCGCGACGGCTGGCATGCTCACCAGCATCTATACGCCATCGGCGGCGTCGGCGCAGATCACCACCCTCCCGTTCATCTTCGCCGTGATCGGCACCTTCTTCTGGACCGGGTTCGACGACGGTTTCGAAGCCCTCTCCCGCCTCACCCCGGGCGGGGCGCTGCAGAACCTGCTCATGGCCGGTTGGGGCGCCGAGCCACTGGACGCCTCGGTGGCGGGAGCCGCCGTCGCGCTCCTCGCCTGGGTCGTGCTGCCGTACCTGTTCGCAGCGAAGCGCTTCCGGTGGGAGAAACGCTGA
- a CDS encoding multidrug ABC transporter ATP-binding protein, with translation MTTSSSTPALQSDPSRSSGPDDTIAVSAQGLRCSYGSYEAVRGIDLSIRNGEFFALLGTNGAGKTTTMETLEGHRPATSGTLSVLGGDPHRDRASIRPRLGIMLQEAGFADDLTVEETCRLWLRLSSADPEHRSREQVIATGLDVLDLAAQTSTRVKMLSGGQRRRLDLLLATANQPDLLFLDEPTTGLDPESRERTWDLVRGLNDAGTTVVLTTHYLEEAEAYADRLAIMHDGTIAVEGTLSEVLRREPSMISFEVDASVDVLQLPRMGLSPDFSPTPARTQVTVPSLNLQQDLWSVLSWADANSIHLDRLSASEASLAAVFRRVSLGDAA, from the coding sequence ATGACCACTTCATCCAGCACTCCGGCACTCCAGTCCGACCCGAGCCGTTCCTCCGGGCCCGACGACACGATCGCCGTCTCGGCACAGGGCCTGCGTTGCTCGTACGGGTCCTACGAGGCCGTCCGAGGGATCGACCTCTCGATCCGGAACGGGGAGTTCTTCGCCCTGCTCGGCACCAACGGGGCAGGCAAGACCACCACGATGGAGACGCTCGAGGGCCACCGCCCCGCCACCTCCGGCACGCTGTCCGTGCTCGGCGGCGATCCACATCGGGACAGGGCCTCCATCCGGCCGCGCCTCGGCATCATGCTGCAGGAGGCCGGCTTCGCCGACGACCTGACGGTCGAGGAGACCTGCCGGCTCTGGTTGCGGCTGTCCTCGGCGGATCCGGAGCACAGGAGCCGGGAGCAGGTGATCGCGACGGGGCTCGATGTCCTCGACCTGGCTGCCCAGACCTCCACGCGGGTCAAGATGCTTTCCGGCGGGCAGCGCCGCCGCCTCGATCTCCTCCTCGCGACGGCGAACCAACCGGATCTCCTCTTCCTCGACGAGCCCACCACGGGCCTCGACCCCGAATCACGCGAACGTACCTGGGATCTCGTCCGGGGCCTCAACGATGCCGGGACCACGGTGGTCCTCACCACTCACTACCTCGAGGAGGCGGAAGCCTATGCGGACCGACTCGCGATCATGCACGACGGCACGATCGCCGTCGAGGGGACGCTCTCCGAGGTCCTGCGGCGCGAGCCTTCCATGATCTCCTTCGAGGTGGACGCCTCCGTGGACGTCCTTCAGCTCCCACGCATGGGCCTGTCCCCGGATTTCTCCCCCACCCCTGCCCGCACGCAGGTGACGGTGCCGTCGCTGAACCTCCAACAGGACCTGTGGAGCGTCCTGTCCTGGGCTGATGCGAACAGCATCCACCTCGACCGCCTGTCCGCATCGGAGGCATCCCTCGCCGCCGTCTTCCGCCGCGTGAGCCTCGGCGACGCCGCGTAG
- a CDS encoding DNA-binding response regulator: MIRLILADDEHLIRGALVALLGLESDLEIVASTDNGTDAVRLAKEYVPDVCVLDLEMPPTDGIYAAEEILRTVATRVVIVTRHARPGVLRRALASRVAGFVPKSTPADHLANVIRDVAAGRRYVDPDIAASALTGEHCPLTIRELDVLRHGRQGASVQAIARELHLAPGTVRNYVSSALAKLDVPSRHEAAALAWEQGWI; encoded by the coding sequence GTGATCCGCCTGATCCTCGCGGATGACGAGCACCTGATCCGCGGGGCCCTCGTCGCGTTGCTGGGACTTGAATCCGACCTCGAGATCGTGGCGAGCACGGACAACGGGACCGACGCCGTCCGGCTCGCGAAAGAGTACGTGCCCGACGTGTGCGTGCTGGACCTCGAGATGCCCCCGACCGACGGCATCTACGCCGCCGAGGAGATCCTCCGTACCGTCGCGACGCGCGTCGTCATCGTGACGCGGCATGCCCGGCCCGGCGTCCTGCGGAGGGCGCTCGCGAGCAGGGTGGCGGGTTTCGTCCCGAAATCGACACCCGCGGACCACCTCGCGAACGTCATCCGCGACGTCGCCGCCGGTCGCCGGTACGTGGATCCGGACATTGCGGCAAGTGCCCTGACGGGAGAGCACTGCCCCCTGACCATCCGGGAGCTCGACGTCCTGCGGCACGGGCGGCAGGGCGCGAGCGTGCAGGCCATCGCCCGCGAGCTGCACCTCGCCCCGGGAACCGTGCGGAACTACGTCTCCTCGGCGTTGGCGAAGCTCGACGTACCATCCCGACACGAGGCCGCCGCCCTGGCATGGGAGCAAGGCTGGATCTGA
- a CDS encoding hypothetical protein (possible pseudo due to frameshift), whose translation MPTDAELRVAQAQLVGWLEGLFHGIQAALAAQQMANQQLAARLQLRELPPGTVIAPGVVIGEDGEPKRTPPVRQAQAAKADSHGPGQYL comes from the coding sequence GTGCCCACCGACGCGGAACTGCGTGTGGCCCAGGCGCAGCTCGTGGGCTGGCTCGAGGGCCTGTTCCACGGTATCCAGGCGGCGCTCGCAGCGCAGCAGATGGCGAACCAGCAGCTCGCGGCCCGCCTCCAGTTGCGCGAGCTCCCTCCGGGCACCGTCATCGCGCCCGGGGTGGTCATCGGCGAGGACGGCGAACCGAAGCGCACCCCGCCCGTGCGCCAAGCCCAGGCGGCCAAGGCGGACAGCCACGGGCCCGGCCAGTACCTGTAA
- a CDS encoding oxidoreductase, with protein sequence MVPACMTTSPNLTFNDGQIIPQLGYGVWQVEDSVAEDVVGKAFKAGYRHIDTAMIYGNEAGVGRAIASSGLSRDELFITTKLWNADQGYDSTLRAFDASMERLGLESLDLYLIHWLQPKQGKYLDTWKAFIELQKQGRVKSIGVSNFTVEALDEIIDATGVVPVINQVETHPYLNQSELRAFEAEKGILHESWSPIGSGKGLLDDAVLQDIAQKRNATPAQVVLAWHVALGNVVIPKSVTESRIIENWESLDVKLEDEDIDAINGLDKGPAGRIGADPATSDFA encoded by the coding sequence TTGGTTCCCGCCTGTATGACTACTTCACCAAACCTTACGTTCAACGACGGCCAGATCATCCCCCAGCTCGGGTACGGAGTCTGGCAGGTCGAGGACAGCGTCGCCGAGGACGTCGTGGGCAAGGCCTTCAAGGCCGGCTACCGCCACATCGACACCGCCATGATCTACGGCAACGAAGCCGGCGTGGGACGCGCCATCGCCTCATCGGGCCTGAGCCGCGACGAACTGTTCATCACCACCAAGCTGTGGAATGCGGACCAGGGCTACGACAGCACCCTCAGGGCGTTCGACGCGTCCATGGAGCGACTGGGGCTCGAGAGCCTCGACCTGTACCTGATCCACTGGCTGCAGCCCAAGCAGGGCAAGTACCTGGACACGTGGAAGGCCTTCATCGAACTGCAGAAGCAGGGTCGCGTGAAGAGCATCGGCGTCTCCAACTTCACCGTCGAGGCCCTCGACGAGATCATCGACGCGACCGGCGTGGTGCCCGTCATCAACCAGGTCGAGACCCACCCGTACCTCAACCAGTCCGAGCTCCGCGCCTTCGAGGCGGAGAAGGGCATCCTGCACGAGTCGTGGTCGCCCATCGGCTCCGGCAAGGGACTGCTCGACGACGCCGTGCTGCAGGACATCGCGCAGAAGCGGAACGCCACACCGGCGCAGGTCGTACTCGCCTGGCATGTCGCGCTCGGCAATGTGGTGATCCCCAAGTCCGTCACGGAATCGCGCATCATCGAGAACTGGGAGTCACTCGACGTGAAGCTCGAGGACGAGGACATCGACGCCATCAACGGCCTCGACAAGGGCCCCGCGGGCCGCATCGGCGCTGATCCGGCGACGTCCGACTTCGCCTAG
- the flgL gene encoding flagellar hook-associated protein FlgL, whose product MITRVTNQTMLHGAQRSLQTNLARLADLQEKASSQKAINRPSDDPAGAAEALRVRAEIRATEQYGRNISDGEGWLAQLDNAMTTSKRALDRVNDLTLQGSNSSLPPAAREALALDIESLRSDLAAQANATYAGRFLFAGNTDAPTALGPDLTFAAGGTVERRVGPDRTVRVDADGAAVFGSGAGSAFALLDTIAADLRAGKDVSVHLAPLQQRIQDLTSHHSEIGTRHARLLEAKDTVTDASLALEGERAAVEDIDLASIILDLKLQETAYQSALAVSARVLQPSLMDFLR is encoded by the coding sequence ATGATCACACGCGTCACCAACCAGACCATGCTGCACGGAGCCCAGCGCTCCCTGCAGACCAATCTCGCACGACTCGCGGACCTGCAGGAGAAGGCGAGCAGCCAGAAGGCCATCAACCGCCCGTCCGACGATCCTGCCGGGGCGGCCGAGGCACTGCGCGTCCGTGCGGAGATCCGCGCCACCGAACAGTACGGGCGGAACATCTCCGACGGGGAGGGCTGGCTGGCCCAGCTCGACAACGCGATGACGACCTCGAAGCGCGCGCTGGACCGGGTGAACGACCTCACGCTGCAGGGATCCAACTCCTCGCTGCCGCCGGCGGCCCGCGAGGCCCTCGCGCTCGACATCGAATCCCTGCGGAGCGACCTCGCGGCGCAGGCCAACGCGACCTACGCGGGCCGGTTCCTGTTCGCCGGGAACACGGATGCCCCCACCGCACTCGGTCCGGACCTCACGTTCGCCGCCGGGGGGACGGTCGAGCGACGGGTGGGCCCGGACCGGACGGTCCGCGTCGACGCGGACGGGGCTGCGGTCTTCGGCAGCGGTGCCGGCTCGGCGTTCGCCCTGCTGGACACCATTGCCGCCGACCTGCGCGCCGGCAAGGACGTGTCCGTCCACCTCGCGCCACTTCAGCAACGCATCCAGGACCTCACCTCACATCACAGCGAGATCGGCACACGCCACGCACGGCTCCTCGAAGCCAAGGACACGGTCACCGACGCCTCGCTGGCACTCGAAGGAGAACGCGCCGCCGTGGAAGACATCGACCTCGCGTCCATCATCCTGGACCTCAAACTGCAGGAGACCGCCTACCAGAGCGCCCTCGCCGTCTCGGCGCGCGTGCTCCAGCCCTCCCTGATGGACTTCCTGCGATGA
- the fliC gene encoding flagellin, whose amino-acid sequence MGFQINTNTAANTAYRNLSSTQNDISKSLEKLSSGLRINRAADDAAGLSIAEGLRSQVNGLGVAARNAQDGISVVQTAEGALTEVHSILQRVRDLAVQSGNDSNNADARTAIKAEVTALSDELTRIGNSTNFNGTNLLDGSATLTFQVGAGSTAANDQIEVDLSGADIKTLGATIGALDFDSAENALTTIAALDTSIKDISTSRSELGAVQNRFESAINSINVSQENLAAAESRIRDTDMAKEMASFTRSNILSQAGTAMLAQANQMNQGVLQLLR is encoded by the coding sequence ATGGGTTTCCAGATCAACACCAACACCGCGGCCAACACCGCATACCGCAACCTCTCCAGCACCCAGAACGACATCTCGAAGTCGCTCGAGAAGCTGTCCAGCGGTCTCCGCATCAACCGCGCAGCCGACGACGCCGCCGGCCTGTCCATCGCCGAGGGTCTGCGCTCGCAGGTCAACGGCCTCGGAGTTGCAGCCCGCAACGCCCAGGACGGCATCAGCGTCGTGCAGACCGCTGAAGGTGCGCTGACCGAGGTCCACAGCATCCTGCAGCGTGTCCGCGACCTGGCCGTCCAGTCGGGCAACGACTCGAACAACGCCGACGCCCGCACGGCGATCAAGGCAGAGGTCACGGCACTGTCCGACGAGCTCACCCGTATCGGCAACTCGACGAACTTCAACGGGACGAACCTGCTGGACGGCAGCGCTACGCTGACGTTCCAGGTCGGCGCAGGTAGCACAGCGGCGAACGACCAGATCGAGGTCGATCTGTCCGGCGCGGACATCAAGACGCTTGGTGCGACCATCGGTGCGCTGGACTTCGACTCCGCTGAGAACGCGCTGACGACCATCGCAGCACTGGATACGTCCATCAAGGACATTTCCACCTCGCGCTCCGAGCTCGGTGCCGTGCAAAACCGCTTCGAGTCCGCGATCAACAGCATCAACGTCTCGCAGGAGAACCTCGCTGCGGCCGAGTCCCGCATCCGCGACACCGACATGGCGAAGGAGATGGCGAGCTTCACCCGCTCGAACATCCTCTCGCAGGCCGGTACCGCGATGCTGGCCCAGGCCAACCAGATGAACCAGGGTGTCCTTCAGCTCCTCCGCTAG
- a CDS encoding flagellar basal body rod protein FlgB, producing MLDSVSSLALRSALDGLALRQRVTANNIANVNTPGFHAQRVDFEDALARSVSMGNGSVRATTDTSLEPTRLNGSNVNLDTETLSNIDTVLRFQFAARAVEGPFTSIRTALRTS from the coding sequence GTGCTCGATTCCGTGTCCTCGCTCGCCCTCCGCAGCGCCCTCGACGGGCTCGCCCTGCGCCAGCGCGTGACGGCGAACAACATCGCCAACGTCAACACCCCCGGCTTCCATGCGCAGCGCGTGGACTTCGAGGACGCCCTGGCGCGCTCGGTGTCGATGGGGAACGGCAGCGTCCGGGCCACCACGGACACCTCCCTCGAGCCGACCCGGCTCAACGGCAGCAACGTCAACCTGGACACCGAGACCCTCTCCAACATCGACACCGTGCTGCGCTTCCAGTTCGCCGCCCGCGCCGTCGAGGGCCCCTTCACCAGCATCCGCACGGCCCTGAGGACCTCCTGA
- the flgC gene encoding flagellar basal-body rod protein FlgC, whose protein sequence is MTFDAIGISGTGLTLHRKWLDAVADNMANSNTVTATDGAAFQQRYITARADGNGQGAYVAGVEFGSAEGRLVHEPDHPLADEDGYVRYPDIDMSAQMGQLIMAQRGYQANAAVVDRAKATYEAALQIGRS, encoded by the coding sequence ATGACCTTCGACGCCATCGGCATCTCCGGCACCGGCCTGACGCTGCACCGCAAGTGGCTCGACGCCGTCGCGGACAACATGGCCAACTCCAACACCGTCACCGCCACCGACGGCGCGGCCTTCCAGCAGCGCTACATCACCGCGCGGGCCGACGGGAACGGCCAGGGCGCCTACGTGGCAGGGGTCGAATTCGGCAGCGCCGAGGGCCGCCTGGTCCACGAACCCGACCACCCGCTCGCGGACGAGGACGGCTACGTCCGTTACCCCGACATCGACATGAGCGCGCAGATGGGCCAGCTCATCATGGCGCAGCGCGGTTACCAGGCCAACGCCGCCGTCGTCGACCGCGCCAAGGCCACCTACGAAGCAGCCCTCCAGATCGGACGCTCCTGA
- the fliF gene encoding flagellar M-ring protein, with product MPTPMSTAATRPGDAVKSFTIAQRTIAIIGVAVLVLGGVALTSWLSKPSYTPLFSGLSGEDASTIVDQLQTDGVPYELTSGGGTILVPENAVYDQRIKAASAGLPSSSTGGYSLLDDMGVTSSEFQQSTTYKRALEGELAATVSAIDGVKTATVRLAIPEDTVFVAEQGKPTASVFVETTPGATLSSDQVQAITHLTSASIDRMDAADVAVIDAEGRVLSAVGVGATGGTDQQASDYEKRVQGSVQAMLDRVVGAGNATVAVAADMKLESAERVEETFTTPENAPALNESTTTEAYEGAGGGNAGVLGPDNIAVPEDGAAGDGTFNSESSTRNNAVNKTTESTTVPAGGINRQTISVAVNRGATANMDVAALTALVGSAAGVDAARGDVVTVEELPFNDAGADAAADALAQAEAAQAEQQRAELIRTLSIVAAILLVAIVALIIYARRSRRQRREPLDLGELKGVYPAIPGPVAPAIDPAVGLLGAVEPAPNTTTIDVAAVQQALQAGSAESDLERMRSDIDALASQDPAKTAEFLRSMMDDRQSV from the coding sequence ATGCCCACGCCGATGTCCACCGCCGCAACCCGCCCCGGGGATGCCGTGAAGAGCTTCACCATCGCCCAGCGCACCATCGCCATCATCGGCGTCGCCGTGCTCGTCCTCGGCGGTGTCGCGCTCACCTCCTGGCTCTCCAAGCCGTCCTACACGCCACTGTTCTCCGGGCTGAGCGGGGAGGACGCGAGCACCATCGTCGACCAGCTCCAGACCGACGGCGTGCCGTACGAGCTCACCAGCGGAGGCGGCACCATCCTCGTGCCGGAGAACGCGGTGTACGACCAGCGGATCAAGGCCGCCTCCGCCGGCCTGCCGTCGTCGTCCACCGGGGGCTACTCCCTGCTCGACGACATGGGCGTCACGTCCTCCGAGTTCCAGCAGTCCACCACCTACAAGCGGGCACTCGAGGGCGAGCTCGCCGCGACCGTCTCGGCGATCGACGGCGTCAAGACCGCCACGGTCCGTCTCGCCATCCCCGAGGACACCGTCTTCGTGGCCGAGCAGGGCAAACCGACCGCCTCCGTCTTCGTCGAGACCACCCCGGGTGCAACCCTGTCGAGCGACCAGGTGCAGGCGATCACGCACCTCACCTCCGCCTCGATCGACCGCATGGACGCGGCCGACGTCGCCGTGATCGATGCCGAGGGCCGGGTGCTCTCCGCCGTCGGTGTCGGCGCCACCGGCGGGACGGACCAGCAGGCCTCCGACTACGAGAAGCGCGTCCAGGGTTCCGTGCAGGCCATGCTGGACCGCGTGGTCGGTGCCGGCAACGCCACCGTGGCCGTGGCCGCGGACATGAAGCTCGAAAGCGCGGAGCGTGTCGAGGAGACGTTCACGACGCCGGAGAACGCCCCTGCCCTGAACGAATCCACCACCACCGAGGCTTACGAGGGAGCCGGCGGCGGCAATGCCGGCGTCCTCGGCCCGGACAACATCGCGGTGCCCGAGGACGGTGCGGCAGGTGACGGTACGTTCAACTCCGAGTCGAGCACGCGCAACAACGCCGTCAACAAGACCACCGAGTCCACCACCGTGCCCGCGGGCGGGATCAACCGCCAGACCATCTCCGTCGCGGTGAACCGCGGCGCCACGGCCAACATGGACGTCGCGGCCCTGACGGCGCTCGTCGGCAGCGCCGCGGGTGTCGACGCGGCCCGCGGGGATGTCGTGACGGTCGAGGAGCTGCCGTTCAACGACGCCGGGGCGGATGCCGCCGCGGATGCCCTCGCCCAGGCGGAGGCAGCGCAGGCGGAGCAGCAGCGCGCCGAGCTGATCCGCACGCTGTCCATCGTCGCGGCCATCCTCCTCGTCGCCATCGTGGCGCTCATCATCTACGCCCGCCGGTCCCGTCGGCAGCGGCGCGAGCCGCTGGACCTCGGCGAACTGAAGGGCGTCTACCCCGCGATCCCCGGCCCCGTGGCACCCGCGATCGATCCCGCCGTGGGGCTCCTCGGCGCCGTCGAGCCCGCCCCCAACACCACCACGATCGACGTCGCCGCCGTGCAGCAGGCGCTGCAGGCAGGGTCCGCGGAATCGGACCTGGAGCGCATGCGCTCGGACATCGACGCCCTCGCCTCCCAGGACCCGGCGAAGACCGCCGAGTTCCTGCGCAGCATGATGGATGACAGGCAGAGCGTATGA